The Amaranthus tricolor cultivar Red isolate AtriRed21 chromosome 2, ASM2621246v1, whole genome shotgun sequence genome contains the following window.
aaaatctatagtcacgattgagccaaaaactcataattgtcaAACTAACTATGTTACAAAGataggtaactatgaaataatttttaaaatgttcttaatttataacatagtatcattttttgtatatatagtaaccaaacaaaatcaaacaaaaatccttcttacccttctcattttaaaatccttattatatatatatatatatatatatatatatatatatatatatatatatatatatatatatatatatatatatatatatatatatatatatatatatatatatatatatatatatatatatatatatatatatatatatatatatatatatatatatatatatatatatatatatatatatatatatatatatatatatatcaactaATTTATTTGATAAGGTCGTATAAAAATAGTGTTTAAAGATCAAATACGATCTACAACATTTACTCAATCACGataatttgatcataaaaaaaaaactacactaATTTGAAATAgtgttaattttaaataattagtgACAGAAAAAGCATCTAAACTTGAGATTATGTTTGAATAATAGGTACCGCAACTTTTAAAAGCAGCATTCCCTACCTCCATTTGTAATTACTTATCACATGAAGTATGATATAACCCTACATTAGAGAGAAATTAAGCTCAGAAAACACGTAGGGGACATACCATGTTATTGTTAATTTCTATTGCTCAAATCTCAATACTTTTGCCTAAGATTTATAAGCTTGTCTGGTATATGATATCATCACATTATGAGATAAGCCTATATAATTAAGttgtttttatatataattgattactttaaaattataaataattagtttaatacattaaatgtaCATGATTTAGCTGAATAATAAAGATTGtcgagaccgtctcatttaagaatttgtatatatttcttGTATAGTTATTGTGTTTTTCTAAATTTCTACTTTGGACTAACGATCTAGAAACATGGTTATGTTgctaaattcaaatattaatggtttttttgtAGTTAATGTAATACTTGATtcaatttatgttattttaaaattttaaaaaatgtagatgataataaaaattttagtttaaatttatattCCGACAATAACTCATTTCAACCCATTTCAAAcagtaaatttattaattttgacaaattctATGTTTAAACTTTTCTATTCTTTTGATTAGTTATCAACTTAGATTATATCAAACTTTTCTCAATTTGTCATTTTTTCTATTTTGGgccattttatttattttgtctcattttcttatttaaaataaattctattattttttaatcctattcacatttaaattttttttaatatctatcatacaattcaatttatttctccatttaataacaaatttattagaGTACATtagaaaataacaaaactcCATAGTTGTCTTaaaaataacccaaaataaCAATTACATTTGTTTTATCGGTAAATCTTGTATTATACTGTCTCATTGTGAAACGAATTTATATAACAGTTtagcaataaaaaaataaataaataaaagaaacaaaaaacccAAGTTCACACTTAAATAggcaataatttttttaaataatttagacTGACCGAATTAAAATCGTGTTAGTGTAAAAAAAGCATTACAACCATAGTGACAAAAAGTGTAGACATAGTAGGATATGGCTCACAAATACGACAAAAAACTGTGGGAAGCACGGTCATGCTACATGTTCGTCGTCTTCACCCAATTTATTCCCTGCACCAACCTCATTGCCAAATGCTAATCATGGTCAACTCTAGCCACTCTTCATTTACGTTTTTATAATCCtggattttttttacaaaaaagttTCTTACCAATAAAAAATCTTATATAAACCTAAGTACTTGCTACCTTATAGTAGATACTtcttccgttctgaaatactcgctatatAATAacttttgacactattcatcgtttaggcttattttattatattgcgGGCCTGCAGTTAATGtgtgagaaaaaaatatagtcaagtaggatcttgtttgaatcgtctgaTCGTATATTtccataatattaactttttataatttttaaatgtgtataattcaatatgtaaataatcaaaatatcacATTGAATtaagtaaaaagtcaaatgtagcaagtatattgaaacggagaaagtatgaAACTAACGATTATAATACTTGAGAGCTTTaagcttttaatattttaagcaTACTAACATATATATTAGCTATATTTAATTGgataaaaaatcaaactaaactTAGTTGTACTTATTTGACTTATAGatgctaaaataaataaagattaacTAGTGCAAAATTATTCTCATATATTATTTCATATCTATCATTCCATTTTCCACTTTTCTTTCCAAATATGTTAGGAATAATttaatggtgtgcacgctttataagctattgaaGACCtttttcccattgccatatgatttTAGGATGGTATTTACTCCTTGACATgtaaagtgtgtgcacctcgtatTTTCCTCGATAattgctggcattcacaataataCCAGCCAATTTAACAAACAACTAAAATCAATGCACAATTGAAGCTTTAATTTGTAGAAGTTGATTTTATTCCGAACTTATCAAttaatttatctaatttttcattttaattcatcttaacaaatttgtttatatttttttaacataattcATAATATGTACTCTCTATACTCCTCTCTCATTCTTAAACACTCTTAACACTTAACTCACCGTCTTAGCTTCTTAATCTCAGAGCTATAAAAGCTAATATGCTTAATTCAATGAGACGGAACAGTAATTTGTACTTCCTTCGTTTATTATAATACATGtgacatttttttttgatttgtttcataAAAGTATTACTTACTAGAAGTACaatattattttggaaaaattatctaaaattaTATCATCTATTGTCCATCTACTATGAATAATCTTTTTTAtcgattatttctaaataaaacaatatttatatattttttctgatAGCACCTCTTTCTATATTTTAACCGGCTAATGTAGATATTTACTTGCTGTTATATTCACTTCTTCTTCCGTATGCTTTTTGTTGGTCTACTTATACTCCTATTTGGTATTAGGTACCTACAAATATAGCCTGTTGAAATGCACCTAGAGATGCTGTCAGCAAAAAACgtacaaaggttggattatttagaaataatcagtGTTTCATAACAGATGGACAATATGTGATATTATTCAGAACAATTTTTTcaactatttttaggaaaaattaactataaatttatctatttttccTATTCCATAcctcattttaaaaaattatacttttttcatttcattatactAAAGAATTAAGTGATATTTTCTAATATTTCAGGTTACAATCATTTACTACTATTTCAGAACATAAGTATCACTTATTGGATTATACTGTAATTATAATTGTAGTTTTAATACAAACATaccaatttcttaaatattgtaTTTCCATTTTTCAATTATACTTATAACTAATGATAACATTTTTTTATACTCACTCCATTtctttttaaactttaatatttttaaatacacataataaaaaatacataataaaagtatatattaaggcGAATATaatgagatctcacatgaatatatattatcttctaaatatatgtcaaaaatattaattaaatttctctctccttataACAGAATATTTCAAATGAGAAAAATATTAGAGAACGGAGAGTCCAATATTTTACAATTAAATGCAATTATTTCAGACCTAGCTAATTGAAAATCTTGATGTAAACACTCGTCtctttgatcttccactttctAGCTACTCCCATAAAACAGAAACTCCTGAATTCCTGAACTTTAACAGACTACCTACAGAATCTATCTATTCTATACCCTTATATTACCTTCAACGTGGCTCTACTCTTTCCTACTTCTTCAGCTGTCGGTACCTCACTATTCTCTATGCTCTCATAATTGACACGTGTCCTTAaacctttttaattatttcctttttcaattttttaaagtaaaaaacCCACACTCCAAAAAAACCTCTCTCATTCCTTTATCTCTTCCAAttccaaatcaaacaaaacCGCAATCCACTTTCCGCATTTCTTTCTCCTCCACCTTATCTTCCACCTTTTCCGGCGACCTTCTGCCGGGAATTTCACAACTTTCTGATGCTTCAGGTAACTAAAAACTCATCTTCATCTCCTCCACCGGAAAAAACTCTATCTCCGTCGTCATCATCACCGGATTTCTCAAAAACAACATCGTTTTTCTCTCTCCCTCTGCTCCACCCCCGTTCATGTCTTCTCCTCTTCATCCTCCTTCTACAAATCCTTATTCTCTCCTTCTCTCGCAACCGTCCGATATCTCTTTCTTCATCGCCGCCGCCTTTAACCATCGCCATCTCCGTCGCCAACTCATCCAACAACCTTAAacttaaccctaaccctaacccaAACCCGATTACAAACAGTACCGATCCATGTCAATTCGGGAAATTCTTCGTTTACAACCTTCCAGCACAGTTCAATTACGACATTTACAAAAACTGTGATAAATTAAGTCCATGGGGTTCTCAATGTAGTGCTTTATCAAACAACGGGTTCGGCCGTAAAGCGACAGGAATCGATCATTTCATTCCAAAGAATCTTACCGACGCTTGGTATTTCACTGACCAATTTGCGTCGGAAATAATCTTTCATAACCGTATGTTACACCATAAATGCCGTACATTAGAGCCAGAGTCTGCTGCGGCTTACTACATCCCGTTTTACGCTGGACTCGCAGTAGGAAAATATTTATGGTATGATTATAGTGATAAAGATAGAGATCAACATTGTGAAATGTTGCTTGAGTGGGTCCAAGGTAATTTTCCGTATTTAAATCGATCCAACGGTTGGGATCATTTTCTTGTGATGGGGCGTATCACATGGGATTTCCGTCGTTCAAAAGAATCAGATTGGGGTTCAAAGTGTATTTACATGCCATCAATGAGGAATATCACGCGGTTATTGATTGAAAAAAACCCGTGGGACTATTTTGATGTCGGTGTACCTTATCCTACTGGATTCCACCCCAGTACACCCACCGACGTCGTTTTATGGCAGCAGTTTGTTTTATCACGTGAGCGGCACTCTTTATTTTGTTTCGCCGGTGCAACACGTGGCAAGATAGTAAACGATTTCCGTGGGGTTTTACTGAGTCAATGTAGAAACTCGTCCGGGTCATGCCGAGTTGTCGATTGTGCTGGAACTCGGTGCGCTAATGGAACTTCGGCCATTCTCGAAACGTTTCTTGATTCCGACTTTTGTCTTCAGCCAAGAGGAGATAGTTTTACGCGGCGGTCTATTTTTGATTGTATGGTAGCCGGTTCAATTCCAGTTTTTTTCTGGAGACGGTCGGCTTATCTTCAATATGAATGGTTCTTACCGGGTGAACCGGAGAGTTATTCGGTTTTTATTCATAGGAATGAAGTGAAAAATGGGACTTTGGTTAAAAATGTGTTGGAAAAGTATAGTAAAGAAGAGGTaaaaaaaatgagagaaaaagTGGTGGAATATATTCCTAAATTTATTTATGCAAAACCTAATGAAGGATTAGGAAGTATTAAAGACACTGTTGATATTGCTGTTGATGGGGTTTTAAAGAGAATTAAGGAGcaaaaagaatatgattatAAGTGGTAATTATGTTTAGAACATCATTATTTGTGTATAATCATATAGAAGCATACTATTACACCTTTGACCACTTTTTAAAAGTGTAATGGAGTCACACATTAACATATTATGAAGTCCAACGGGTCTGGTTTTGACTCAATCTATTCAATCTATTCCGTTATGAAATCATTTTATGTCGCTCTAAAGTTCAAATCCTTGTAACATAATGTAATATTCACTTTCggagtaattttttttgaatttactgcataatgtagcaaattcaaagagaGGAAGTTTTCTAAAACTTATACTAGGAATTTAGATGCATTTTAAGATGGTGATGTATGGTTATTATTTATATGATATTCTTATGATTTTATTGTATATTAATGTTAATTCAAAGATggattgatttttgatggaTATATATgagaaataataaagaaatattatGCTCCCAAGAGTTTACTCCATTTAATATAAGTGGAAATTGTCGATAATCAATTAacttttactttaattacttaaaataaattcaaatattatttattttaaaataaattttatatttatcaaaaataaattcacttaTTGTCAAGCAAtcagaaataaataaaagtcaaatttaTTTTCAGTAATTATACAGAAAATAAAATTGGAAAAAACgaagattaattaatttttgccAATTTTTCATTTAATGCAAAATTACATGAACGAGTGATTTTTTATTGCAAGTTTGTAACAGTTACTTACAAAGTGAGAAGTGTCGTTATATAAAGACTCACTTTCTACAGCGCTGTGAGTGATAAGAAAGTGTCATCAGGGAAACACGGAAAGTTGGGAATGATAGCTCAGTCTGAGGCTAGTCATAGATAAGGGCAACAGTATACTTCTATGTTTCACCTTAATGGCCTATGAGGACAATAATGTACTAGTACTAAGAAAAGACCCatattgtaaaattttttttatttatcaacaaAAATGTGATGAAATAGTGACTTTTCAtctaattttaattgattttatctTCACCACAAGtgtatttttaacttattaaaattaaaatttaattactcATATTTTGTTTCTAGTGGTATACACCTTCCTCTCATTAAATTTTTCTCATAGATATTTGGTGGAAAAACCAAGAAAAAATCGATATAAAATAACTTTGTAGAGACATAGGTataaatgtgtaaaaaaaatggaaaaataagTCAAATGTGGGTATgtgaattaaagaaaaaatgtaggttataatcataaataaaactAGGGTAAATTTGATGGAACTAAAAAGAAAGGTAGAATAAAAGTAAATTTCGTGGGATAGAGGAGATActtcataaataaaattaatatattactagtattatattgttattttatcttttaaatgtAGATATTTTCATGTGAATTCacttgtttttgtttatttgaattcctttaccaaaattatttatatgtataatttttttaaaaataattatatttgatttgattttgtttagtaCAAAAACACTGTTTACATGTAAATGCGCGTCGAACACAAGAAAGTTTTCATTAACATTGTTTACTAATTTCTGTTTGTCCCGCAGTTGGAAACAAATTTTGTTAGTTGTAGATCAACAACAGAGTTGAGTAAAGTATTTGACAATATTAAcgtcacaaattcttaaatgagattgTTTCATggtaagattatttttattgtgttgattatgtatatttagtgtATTAGAGTAATCACTTACGATTTAAAAATTAGTCTAATTATATGAGTTTATCTTATAATAAGACGATTTCACACAATATGCATCATATCTacattgatttgttttgattcatacGTGATATTGAAAATAAGACTTAAACATTAAACATTGTTGTAAAAATATTAGAATGGGAcatgaaaatatataatgtaatgAAGCCACAATGGGCCTATAAACAAGGTAATTGCTAAGACAAATGGCAGCTAATTGGTATTAATTAGGGATGTTACAAGTAATAAAGATGGACCACCACTACTTGATATACATGGACCATGCTCTGTAAATGGGGGGTAATGGctactcacctttatttgttaCGAAAGCGATTTGTTATGGTTGTATAACAAAGAAATGTATTTTAATAAATGAAACTTATAAAGAAAAGCACggagtataatataataattttgagAGGTAGGCATGTGACATATTTTATTCTTTGCCTCATGATTATGCAAGCATTTATCTGATTTTAAATTTCATATATcgctaatttaaattttattagtcACAAATATTATCgatgatttttgattttgttttgaatttgtcaCTGTAGTTGTTATTGcttttttgatttaaaattagTTGCTATGCTTCTTTTTTTTACGCTATTTATGCATTACTTTGATAAAATTCGTCACTGTAACTGTTCTTACTTCATTTGGTTCAAATTAGTTGTTAAACTTCTTGTTTATCTGCTATACATGTATTATTttgatcttttaagtatttaattgtgaataattaaaaattataaaaaattaatattataaggtgtatatttttttattttatataaagaaTAAATAGTAAggtaactttttaaaaatactatGTGTAGAAATAAAGGGacacttaaattattttagaaacTTAAGTTTATGCTAAGTTTCAAAAGTAGTGTGTCAGCAACATGGTAAAGTAAGGTAGTTGAATGAACAACAAATCAAAAATCCATTTTTGGTGGAAGATTTTTTTGAGCGGATATG
Protein-coding sequences here:
- the LOC130807004 gene encoding xyloglucan galactosyltransferase XLT2; amino-acid sequence: MLQVTKNSSSSPPPEKTLSPSSSSPDFSKTTSFFSLPLLHPRSCLLLFILLLQILILSFSRNRPISLSSSPPPLTIAISVANSSNNLKLNPNPNPNPITNSTDPCQFGKFFVYNLPAQFNYDIYKNCDKLSPWGSQCSALSNNGFGRKATGIDHFIPKNLTDAWYFTDQFASEIIFHNRMLHHKCRTLEPESAAAYYIPFYAGLAVGKYLWYDYSDKDRDQHCEMLLEWVQGNFPYLNRSNGWDHFLVMGRITWDFRRSKESDWGSKCIYMPSMRNITRLLIEKNPWDYFDVGVPYPTGFHPSTPTDVVLWQQFVLSRERHSLFCFAGATRGKIVNDFRGVLLSQCRNSSGSCRVVDCAGTRCANGTSAILETFLDSDFCLQPRGDSFTRRSIFDCMVAGSIPVFFWRRSAYLQYEWFLPGEPESYSVFIHRNEVKNGTLVKNVLEKYSKEEVKKMREKVVEYIPKFIYAKPNEGLGSIKDTVDIAVDGVLKRIKEQKEYDYKW